From a single Rodentibacter sp. JRC1 genomic region:
- the spoT gene encoding bifunctional GTP diphosphokinase/guanosine-3',5'-bis pyrophosphate 3'-pyrophosphohydrolase has protein sequence MELFADLARIIQGYLPADKIELVKRAFVIARDAHAGQFRSSGEPYITHPVAVAAIIAKMHLDHEAVMAALLHDVIEDTPYTEEQLKNEFGVSVAEIVDGVSKLDKLKFRTRQEAQVENFRKMILAMTRDIRVVLIKLADRTHNMRTLGSLRPDKRRRIAKETLEIYCPLAHRLGIEHIKNELEDLSFEAMHPYRYKVLAKLVEVARNNRQDLIVRISNEIKERLENAGIFARVWGREKHLYKIYQKMRAKDQEFHSIMDIYAFRIIVKNVDDCYRVLGQMHNLYKPRPGRVKDYIAVPKANGYQSLQTSMIGPHGVPVEVHIHTEDMEQVAEMGVTAYWAYKESGKNDTTMAQIRAQRWLQNLVEIQQSVGNSFEFIENVKSEFFPKEIFVFTPKGRIVELPKGATAVDFAYAVHSDVGNNCVGALVEHKPYPLSKALESGQTVRVITDPNTHPEASWLNFVVTARAKTRIRHYLKQRCEDDAVETGKVELNFALKPHCLEHLSSSQIQAVLDNLKLSSLDELLREIGLGNQLASVVAHQLIGEAIEIDVDGNADNQTNTLTIAPMLATNTQFAECCHPIPGDPIVGCSTPNKGLVIHHQQCENLKNTHQLTQAKWESVQSAVNFEAELQIEMLNERNALPSLMTAITAGESSIQNIWTEDAKNNLLLVVLQVNVKDSKHLANVRHRIKGISGVVSVKRNINA, from the coding sequence TTGGAACTGTTTGCAGATTTAGCTCGAATTATTCAAGGGTATTTACCCGCGGATAAAATTGAATTAGTCAAGAGAGCCTTTGTGATAGCAAGAGATGCTCACGCAGGGCAGTTTCGCTCAAGTGGCGAGCCTTACATCACCCATCCGGTGGCAGTTGCAGCGATCATTGCCAAAATGCATCTTGATCATGAAGCAGTGATGGCGGCGTTATTGCATGATGTCATTGAAGATACGCCATATACGGAGGAACAGCTTAAAAATGAATTTGGTGTAAGCGTTGCCGAAATCGTAGATGGCGTATCAAAGCTTGATAAATTAAAGTTCCGCACCCGCCAAGAAGCACAAGTGGAAAATTTCCGTAAGATGATTTTGGCGATGACCCGTGATATTCGCGTGGTATTAATTAAGCTTGCCGACCGCACCCACAACATGCGCACGCTTGGTTCGTTACGTCCTGACAAACGTCGCCGTATTGCAAAAGAGACATTAGAGATTTATTGTCCGCTTGCCCATCGTTTGGGCATTGAGCACATTAAGAATGAATTGGAAGATTTATCCTTTGAGGCGATGCATCCGTATCGTTATAAAGTTTTGGCGAAATTAGTGGAAGTGGCGCGCAATAATCGTCAAGATCTTATTGTGCGTATCTCTAATGAAATCAAAGAGCGGTTGGAAAACGCAGGGATTTTTGCTCGTGTTTGGGGGCGTGAGAAACACCTCTATAAGATTTATCAAAAAATGCGTGCAAAAGATCAAGAATTTCATTCCATTATGGATATTTACGCTTTCCGTATTATTGTCAAAAATGTTGATGATTGCTATCGCGTCCTAGGTCAAATGCACAATCTTTATAAACCTCGCCCGGGACGAGTGAAAGATTATATCGCCGTACCGAAAGCGAACGGCTATCAATCACTGCAAACATCAATGATAGGTCCGCATGGTGTGCCGGTGGAAGTGCACATCCATACGGAAGATATGGAGCAAGTCGCGGAAATGGGCGTAACCGCCTATTGGGCGTACAAAGAAAGCGGCAAAAATGATACCACAATGGCTCAAATTCGAGCGCAGCGTTGGCTACAAAATTTGGTGGAAATTCAACAAAGCGTAGGGAATTCTTTTGAATTTATTGAGAATGTAAAATCGGAATTTTTCCCGAAAGAAATTTTTGTCTTTACACCAAAAGGTCGCATTGTTGAGTTACCAAAAGGGGCGACTGCAGTCGATTTTGCCTATGCAGTACATTCTGATGTGGGCAATAATTGTGTAGGAGCCCTTGTCGAACATAAACCTTATCCTTTATCTAAAGCATTAGAATCAGGGCAAACGGTAAGAGTTATCACAGATCCTAATACACACCCTGAAGCCTCGTGGCTGAACTTTGTTGTAACGGCACGTGCAAAAACCCGTATTCGTCATTATCTCAAACAACGTTGTGAAGATGATGCGGTGGAAACGGGTAAAGTTGAATTAAATTTTGCGTTAAAACCACATTGCTTGGAACATCTTTCTTCATCACAAATTCAAGCTGTTTTAGATAATTTAAAACTCTCTTCCCTTGATGAATTATTGCGTGAAATCGGTTTGGGTAATCAACTTGCCTCTGTAGTTGCACACCAATTAATTGGGGAGGCGATTGAAATTGATGTGGACGGTAACGCTGATAATCAAACAAATACCTTAACAATCGCACCGATGTTGGCGACGAACACACAATTTGCCGAATGTTGTCATCCTATTCCGGGGGATCCGATTGTCGGATGTAGTACGCCAAATAAAGGATTGGTTATTCATCATCAACAATGTGAAAATCTAAAAAACACGCATCAATTAACGCAAGCTAAATGGGAAAGCGTGCAAAGTGCGGTCAATTTTGAGGCTGAATTGCAAATTGAAATGTTGAATGAACGAAATGCTTTGCCAAGTTTAATGACTGCAATTACTGCCGGTGAAAGCAGTATCCAAAATATTTGGACGGAAGATGCGAAAAATAATTTATTATTGGTGGTTTTACAAGTGAATGTAAAAGATAGCAAACATCTCGCTAACGTTCGGCATCGAATTAAAGGTATTTCCGGTGTGGTGAGCGTAAAACGCAATATTAATGCCTAA
- the rpoZ gene encoding DNA-directed RNA polymerase subunit omega: protein MARVTVQDAVEKIGNRFDLILTAARRARQLQLHQREPLVPEDNDKPTVIALREIEKGLISNDIMDAQEQQDMAVIQHTEAAAVALITE, encoded by the coding sequence ATGGCTCGCGTTACAGTGCAAGATGCAGTAGAAAAAATTGGTAACCGTTTTGATTTAATTTTAACCGCCGCACGCCGTGCAAGACAATTACAGTTACACCAACGTGAACCTTTAGTGCCGGAAGATAATGATAAACCGACCGTTATTGCGTTGCGTGAAATTGAAAAAGGCTTAATTTCTAATGATATTATGGATGCGCAAGAGCAGCAAGACATGGCGGTAATTCAACATACGGAAGCAGCTGCGGTGGCATTAATCACCGAATAA
- the gmk gene encoding guanylate kinase has protein sequence MVSKGNLYILSAPSGAGKSSLISALLERDFSTPKMVSVSHTTRAPRPGETHGVHYHFVSKEEFEALIEQDLFLEYAKVFGGNYYGTSLPAIEENLAKGIDVFLDIDWQGAQQIRKKVPNVKSIFILPPSLPELERRLIGRGQDDESVIAERMAKAKDEISHYDEYDYVVVNDNFEQALSDLQSILQAERLTKSYQQKENAGLIHQLLDN, from the coding sequence ATGGTATCTAAAGGTAATCTATATATTCTTTCAGCACCAAGCGGTGCGGGGAAATCTTCGTTAATTTCTGCGTTGTTAGAACGCGATTTTTCGACACCGAAAATGGTTTCGGTTTCACATACGACACGTGCTCCGCGCCCGGGAGAAACCCATGGTGTGCATTACCATTTTGTGTCGAAAGAGGAATTTGAAGCATTAATTGAACAGGATTTATTTTTGGAATACGCTAAAGTATTCGGTGGAAATTACTACGGTACATCGTTACCGGCAATAGAGGAAAATCTTGCCAAAGGTATTGATGTTTTTTTAGATATTGACTGGCAAGGTGCGCAGCAAATTCGCAAAAAAGTACCAAACGTGAAAAGCATTTTTATTCTTCCACCCTCGTTGCCGGAATTGGAGCGTCGTTTGATTGGTCGTGGTCAGGATGATGAATCCGTCATTGCCGAACGTATGGCGAAAGCCAAGGATGAAATTTCGCATTATGACGAATATGATTATGTTGTGGTGAATGATAATTTTGAGCAAGCATTATCGGATTTGCAGAGTATTTTGCAGGCAGAACGTTTGACGAAAAGTTATCAACAAAAGGAAAATGCAGGCTTAATTCATCAGCTACTGGATAACTAA
- the gap gene encoding type I glyceraldehyde-3-phosphate dehydrogenase has translation MAIKIGINGFGRIGRIVFRAAQQRDDIEVVGINDLIDVEYMAYMLKYDSTHGRFNGSVEVKDGNLVVNGKAIRVTSERDPANLNWGAIGVDIAVEATGLFLTDETARKHITAGAKKVVLTGPSKDATPMFVRGVNFNDYAGQDIVSNASCTTNCLAPLARVIHETFGIKDGLMTTVHATTATQKTVDGPSAKDWRGGRGAAQNIIPSSTGAAKAVGKVLPALNGKLTGMAFRVPTPNVSVVDLTVNLEKAATYEEIKQAIKDAAEGKTFNGELKGVLGYTEDAVVSTDFNGAVETSVFDADAGIALTDTFVKLVSWYDNETGYSNKVLDLVAHVHNYKG, from the coding sequence ATGGCTATTAAAATTGGTATCAATGGTTTCGGTCGTATCGGCCGTATTGTATTCCGTGCTGCACAGCAACGTGATGACATTGAAGTAGTCGGTATTAACGACTTAATTGATGTTGAATATATGGCTTATATGTTGAAATATGATTCAACTCACGGTCGTTTCAATGGTTCCGTTGAAGTTAAAGACGGAAACTTAGTGGTAAACGGTAAAGCAATCCGTGTAACATCAGAACGTGATCCTGCAAACCTAAACTGGGGTGCAATCGGTGTGGATATCGCTGTTGAAGCAACCGGTTTATTCTTAACTGACGAAACCGCCCGTAAACACATCACTGCCGGTGCGAAAAAAGTGGTATTAACCGGTCCTTCTAAAGATGCGACCCCAATGTTTGTTCGTGGCGTAAACTTCAATGACTACGCAGGTCAAGACATCGTTTCTAACGCGTCTTGTACAACCAACTGTTTAGCACCTTTAGCTCGTGTTATTCACGAAACTTTCGGTATCAAAGACGGTTTAATGACAACCGTTCACGCAACAACCGCTACACAAAAAACCGTTGACGGTCCTTCAGCAAAAGACTGGCGTGGCGGTCGCGGTGCGGCACAAAACATCATCCCTTCATCAACCGGCGCTGCCAAAGCGGTAGGTAAAGTGTTACCGGCATTAAACGGTAAATTAACCGGTATGGCTTTCCGTGTTCCAACACCAAACGTATCTGTTGTTGACTTAACCGTAAACCTTGAAAAAGCGGCAACTTACGAAGAAATCAAACAAGCGATTAAAGATGCTGCCGAAGGTAAAACTTTCAACGGCGAATTAAAAGGCGTGTTAGGTTATACCGAAGACGCTGTGGTATCAACAGACTTCAACGGTGCTGTTGAAACTTCTGTGTTTGATGCTGACGCAGGTATTGCTCTAACCGATACTTTCGTGAAATTAGTATCTTGGTACGACAACGAAACCGGTTATTCAAACAAAGTATTAGACTTAGTAGCACACGTTCACAACTACAAAGGCTAA